The Nocardia arthritidis genome has a window encoding:
- a CDS encoding FAD-binding oxidoreductase, whose translation MRGALGTGAALVCSGAPLLPVGTAPAEPQVPQQDWAALRKEVQGRVLLPGEADYAAAKRLFDTRFDAALPAAVVQAATTDDVQAALAFAAANGLATTARGGGHSYTGASAADGTVVVDLRKLDDIRYDPAPGPDAPTGHVTVGAGATTFAVQDRLTPFAQTVPLGTCPTVGVAGSALGGGIGVESRAYGLTCDRLSAATLVRTDGRLVDISATHEPDLFWALRGGGGGQVGIVTSLTFRTCPATAKDIVRLTFPSGSAARVLTGWAEWLRTADRSAWAKAEFAVRDGDVTTDVLLVCPAGTGAANITAITASASATPVSVDSHTLGQRDAALLLAGGTTDPGHTAFVAGSDVLIDLTPEIADAIVEILTARARSGATGGLLVDPLNGAVGDIPFDYTVFPWRDHIALLQWFVSEPADPAEAARWIAAAHERLGAHSVGGYVNYLEPTDSPRRYFKDNLDRLRRIRAGTDPGNRLHSSPALW comes from the coding sequence TTGCGCGGCGCATTGGGTACCGGAGCGGCGTTGGTCTGCTCCGGTGCGCCGCTGTTGCCCGTGGGCACCGCACCCGCAGAACCGCAAGTGCCGCAACAGGATTGGGCCGCACTCCGCAAGGAGGTGCAGGGCCGGGTGCTGCTGCCCGGCGAGGCCGACTACGCGGCGGCGAAGCGATTGTTCGACACCCGGTTCGACGCGGCGCTGCCCGCGGCGGTGGTACAGGCGGCCACCACCGATGACGTCCAGGCCGCGCTCGCCTTCGCCGCGGCGAACGGGCTCGCGACGACCGCGCGCGGCGGCGGCCACTCGTACACCGGCGCCTCGGCCGCCGATGGCACCGTCGTGGTCGATCTGCGCAAGCTCGACGACATCCGCTACGACCCGGCCCCGGGTCCGGACGCGCCCACCGGACACGTCACCGTCGGCGCGGGCGCGACGACGTTCGCGGTGCAGGACCGGCTCACGCCCTTCGCGCAGACCGTTCCGCTGGGCACCTGCCCGACCGTCGGCGTCGCGGGCAGCGCGCTCGGCGGCGGTATCGGCGTCGAATCCCGCGCGTACGGGCTGACCTGCGACCGGCTCAGCGCCGCGACGCTGGTGCGCACCGACGGCCGCCTGGTCGATATCTCCGCGACACACGAACCCGACCTGTTCTGGGCGCTGCGCGGCGGTGGCGGCGGCCAGGTGGGCATCGTGACCTCGCTGACCTTCCGCACCTGTCCTGCTACCGCCAAAGATATTGTGCGGCTGACCTTTCCGAGCGGGTCGGCGGCACGGGTGCTAACCGGCTGGGCCGAATGGTTACGCACTGCGGATCGATCCGCCTGGGCCAAAGCGGAATTCGCCGTGCGGGATGGCGACGTCACCACCGACGTGCTGCTGGTCTGTCCGGCGGGCACCGGGGCTGCGAACATCACCGCCATCACCGCTTCCGCAAGCGCCACACCGGTTTCCGTCGACAGCCACACCCTCGGTCAGCGCGACGCCGCACTACTTCTGGCGGGCGGCACCACCGATCCCGGCCACACCGCCTTCGTCGCGGGCTCCGACGTACTGATCGACCTGACCCCGGAGATCGCCGACGCGATCGTCGAAATCCTCACGGCGCGAGCACGATCCGGCGCCACCGGCGGCCTGCTCGTCGACCCGCTGAACGGTGCGGTCGGCGATATTCCCTTCGACTACACCGTTTTTCCGTGGCGCGACCACATCGCCCTGCTGCAGTGGTTCGTTTCCGAACCCGCCGACCCGGCCGAGGCGGCGCGGTGGATCGCCGCCGCACACGAGCGCCTCGGCGCACATTCGGTCGGCGGCTACGTCAACTATCTCGAGCCGACGGATTCCCCGCGCCGCTACTTCAAAGACAATCTCGATCGGCTGCGCCGCATCCGCGCGGGCACCGACCCCGGCAACCGGCTGCACTCCTCCCCCGCCCTTTGGTAA
- a CDS encoding class I SAM-dependent methyltransferase: MVIAYDGGDSAPISSEWALGDYHRFAKMALWDFGPKLVAACDIRPGLRVLDVGAGTGNTAIPAALTGAEVIASDITTENFAAGRAEAAARGARLDWVRGDAQRLPFSDHTFDVVTSSVGAIFAPRHQDVADELIRVTKPGGTIGMICWTRRSWVCEILATLAHYDPPAPDALPVRLWGDPEHVRSLFGDRIATLSYTTHEYTRGAATPVEFADFFMATFGPIPAAFDAVRDRPGRAAALRRDLYDLARRHDVGTAGAAEFRFEYILLVATTAV; this comes from the coding sequence ATGGTGATCGCGTACGACGGCGGCGACAGCGCGCCGATCAGTTCGGAATGGGCGCTCGGCGACTATCACCGATTCGCCAAGATGGCACTCTGGGATTTCGGCCCGAAATTGGTTGCCGCCTGCGATATCCGGCCGGGCCTGCGGGTGCTCGATGTCGGTGCGGGGACCGGCAATACCGCGATTCCGGCGGCACTCACCGGCGCGGAGGTGATCGCCTCGGATATCACCACCGAGAATTTCGCGGCCGGTCGTGCGGAGGCGGCGGCCCGCGGCGCCCGGCTCGATTGGGTGCGCGGTGATGCTCAGCGGCTGCCCTTCTCCGATCACACCTTCGACGTGGTGACCTCCTCGGTCGGCGCGATCTTCGCGCCACGCCATCAGGACGTCGCCGACGAGTTGATCCGGGTGACCAAACCCGGCGGCACCATCGGGATGATTTGCTGGACCCGGCGCTCGTGGGTCTGCGAAATCCTTGCCACGTTGGCCCATTACGATCCGCCCGCGCCCGATGCGCTGCCGGTGCGGCTGTGGGGCGATCCCGAACATGTCCGGTCGCTGTTCGGCGATCGGATCGCGACGCTGTCGTATACGACGCACGAGTACACCCGTGGTGCGGCGACACCGGTCGAATTCGCCGATTTCTTCATGGCCACATTCGGGCCGATCCCGGCGGCCTTTGACGCGGTGCGGGATCGGCCCGGCCGGGCCGCCGCATTGCGCCGGGATTTGTACGATCTGGCGCGGCGTCACGATGTCGGCACGGCCGGGGCCGCGGAATTCCGCTTCGAATACATCCTGCTGGTGGCCACTACCGCGGTCTGA
- a CDS encoding MFS transporter gives MLALALGGFGIGTTEFATMGLLPDIAATMHVSEPTAGHAVSAYALGVVLGAPLIAALCARVPRKRLLVLLMVAFTVGNVASVVAPSFATLVLARFVSGLPHGAYFGVASLAAATLAPVGQRAKAVAAVMLGLSAANVVGVPAATWLGQHLGWRDAFVVVAVIGVATVAALIRFVPELTGITVTNPMTELGALRRPQVLLTLLVGAIGFGGMFAVYTYITTTLTTVGGMSAGLVPLVLMLFGVGMVTGNIVGGVLADRGVDRAIFAAMIAMAVILAGFVAAAHNPYTAALGAFLIGGAGAALAPGLQTRLMDVAADAQTLAAALNHAALNIANAAGAWLGGLVIAAQLGYTAPAAVGAMLAVVGVLLFTVTVFTNRRRPA, from the coding sequence ATGCTGGCGCTGGCGCTCGGCGGATTCGGGATCGGCACCACCGAATTCGCCACCATGGGCCTGCTGCCGGATATCGCGGCCACCATGCACGTCTCGGAGCCGACCGCGGGGCATGCCGTCTCCGCCTACGCGCTCGGCGTGGTGCTCGGCGCTCCGCTCATCGCGGCGCTGTGCGCGCGGGTGCCGCGCAAACGGTTGCTGGTGCTGTTGATGGTCGCGTTCACCGTCGGCAACGTGGCCTCGGTCGTCGCGCCGTCGTTCGCGACGCTGGTGCTCGCGCGCTTCGTCTCCGGGCTGCCGCACGGCGCGTACTTCGGCGTCGCCTCGCTCGCGGCGGCCACCCTCGCGCCGGTCGGGCAGCGGGCGAAAGCCGTTGCGGCCGTGATGCTCGGGCTCAGCGCGGCCAATGTGGTCGGCGTCCCCGCCGCGACCTGGCTCGGCCAGCACCTGGGCTGGCGCGACGCGTTCGTCGTCGTCGCGGTCATCGGGGTGGCGACGGTGGCGGCGCTCATCCGCTTCGTGCCCGAGCTCACCGGCATCACCGTGACCAACCCGATGACCGAACTCGGCGCGCTGCGCCGCCCACAGGTGCTGCTGACCCTGCTGGTCGGCGCGATCGGCTTCGGCGGCATGTTCGCCGTGTACACCTACATCACCACCACGCTCACCACCGTCGGCGGCATGTCCGCCGGGTTGGTGCCGCTGGTGCTGATGCTGTTCGGCGTCGGCATGGTGACCGGCAATATCGTCGGCGGGGTGCTGGCCGACCGCGGGGTGGATCGCGCGATCTTCGCCGCGATGATCGCGATGGCCGTCATTCTCGCGGGTTTCGTTGCCGCGGCGCACAATCCGTACACGGCGGCGCTCGGGGCGTTCCTGATCGGCGGGGCGGGGGCCGCGCTGGCGCCCGGTCTACAGACCCGGCTGATGGATGTGGCCGCCGACGCGCAGACCCTCGCCGCCGCGCTCAATCACGCGGCGCTCAATATCGCCAACGCGGCGGGCGCCTGGCTCGGCGGTCTGGTGATCGCCGCCCAGCTCGGCTACACCGCGCCCGCGGCGGTGGGCGCCATGCTCGCGGTGGTCGGGGTACTGCTGTTCACCGTGACGGTGTTCACGAACCGCCGCCGACCGGCTTGA